From the genome of Flavobacterium sediminis:
AGCTTAATGTAAAATCATAGTAAGTATATTTTCTGACAGGCATAAACAACGTATTTTTTTAGGGTTTTGCTATAATAAAGGAAACAAATGATACACAACCATTGAATACTACTTAGTCCTGAAATAAAGAAAGTATTCGGCTTTAAGAATTCAACGGCAAAGCGCCATGAAAAGTATGCGATCATAAAAAATTTAAAAAGGGTACCGTTTTCAAGTTTTTTGTTTTCCCATAAATATTTTAAGAGCCAGAATAAACCTGCTAAGAAGAATAATTCATAAAGAGCAATAGGATGTCTTTTAATACCATCGCCCAGATTTATACCAAGAAAAAGAGAAGTCGGTTTCCCGTACGTAAACTCCCGTATGCCGCTTAAAAAACAGCCGATACGCCCTATGAAGATTCCCAGGATCAAAGGAAGTGTAAACAAATCACCGGATGATTCTTTTTCACGGATTATTTTTTTGGCTAATTCAACACCGATAAGTCCTCCGAATAATCCACCCATAATGGTTTTAGCATTCAGGATACGGATCAGGTGATCAGAGCTGAAATGAAAGACCGGGTTTTCAAGAAAAGCAAAAAATCGGGAACCTATAAAAGCTCCTACAATAGCTCCTAAAAGGATGGATAATCTGTTTTTTCCGGTAATAGCATCACTTTTCGTTCTTTTTAAATAAAGGTAATATCGGAAACCGATGAAAAAAGCTAAATATTCTAATAGTAAATGTACATTGACTGAAGTTCCGAAAACTTGCGGTTCAAATGGGATGTTCATTCTTTATATATTGTACGTCAAATATAATTCTTTTATAAAGAGAGCGCATCTATAAAAAGAAAAACTACACCTTTAAGGTGTAGTTTTATAGTAGTTAAAACAATTAGTCGATTAATTCCATAAGCATTTTTTTACCTTTAATATCTATTTCCTGTTTCAATACCTTTCGGCTGCTTTTTTCAATGTAATAAGTGGAAACAACTTCGTTATCTGAAATATCATCTGTTGTAGTAACAATCCAGGTTTCTTTTGGAAGGCCATGACTCAGCAAAGTACTATCTTTTACTTGTGTAATTGTTGCTGTAATCACACCGATTTTAGCTACCGGATTATAATCAAAAATAGAAATAATGTCGGAGTATCCCTCTTTTAAGGGGAGCCAACGAATCAGTTGCGGATAAAAATTACTATCAAAGTAAGATTCATCTGCTTTTTCTAAGATCATTACTTTTTTATTATTCATTTTATCCAGATAATAACCGGTAATTTCTTCCTTAAAGTGGAGTGCCATATCCCTTTGTTGATTGTATGAAGAATGATAAACCGGTTTAAAGCGATCCGTTTTTACAATTGTACTGTCAACCCATTTTACTGGTGAGCGGTTCAGATCAATGGTAGAGATGACTATCAGCTCATTTCCTTTTTTTTGAACATCAGTCTGAATAGTTCCTATTTCAATTTTCATAGTGTCTTGCAGGACAAACCATTTCATTTTTGAAGATTCATTTTTTACCAAACTATAATCCACAGGATTATTTTGAGGGCTCAATGGAGCCTGACCGAATGAGAAGAGTACAATACCCATTGAAAGAATAAGACTGAAGATTGTTTTTTTCATGATTTTACTTTTCTTAATATGTATAGGTTTTAATTAAAAGTTACATTAAGAATAATAGTATTTTAAGATATTAAACATACAATGTTTTGATTGTTAGTGTTTTGTGGTCTTTTTTAAAAAAGTTGAAACGAACTACTTTAGGGGTAAAGTGCTCATTAGACAAGTAATGAGATAACTATTTAAAATAAATTGCTAAAACCAAAACTTTAACAAAATATACATTTTTTCTGTATCCAAGTTAACAACTTTAGGCGCTACCTTTGTTTCAGGTTAATAGCAGTAATTTTATTTCTTATCAAGAACATTTAGTCCCGAAATCCTTTCGGGACTTTTTGTTTTTGTGGATTTTTTACGTCTCGTGGGGATAAAATATGAAATTTTAACAAAATATACATTTTTTCTGTATCCGAGTTATAAGGACAATGCTATACATTTGATCCCGATTCACTTATCAAAATTTTGTTTTCTTTCAGTGTGTAATCACCAGAAAGTATGACTTGTCCCGAAACGGATCATAAACCCTTTTCAGCCGTCGTATTGAAAAAAGAAAAGGTTATAATGTTTATTAAATGAAATTAAAACGAAAGAAAAGGCTGCTCTTAGGTTTATCGGGGCTCTTAGTGCTGCTTTTAACCAACTGCGAAAAAGACTACCCGGAAGCAACGCTAAACAATAAGTTAACAACCTCCCGCTTTGACATTCGGGTTCTGAACAGTGAACAGATCCGGTCCAATGCTAAGGTTATGGACGAATTACAAAAGATTGCAGGGCAAACCAAAGCACAAGCCACCGGAACGGGAACACCAATAGGTACTTCCCGAATCCTTTACAATTCAACCTACGGCTTTTCCGTAAACACCGCTTATGTGAAATACGTGGAAGATACCACAACGGGGAAACATTCCTATAACTTTCCGCTCACGCGGGACAGTTTGGTCACTTCCCATTTGGAAAACCTCTTGCTATCGTCACGTTCCGACGGGAGTTACGATGCGTATATCGTAGAATATGGTTTTTCAAAGGACGAATACAATGCTGTGTCTCAAACAACGCTGAACAACACAACGACCCGTTATTATCCGATAGATTTTGACACTTCGGTCTTTAACAGCGGCGAGTTAAACAAAATGGTGCTGGAATACAGTTGTGTAGAAATATGGTCATTGGAAGTCGTACCGGCCCACCAGGGCGATAACACAGGTGGCGAACTCTACACGGAAGAATGGGTATTGGTCTCCAACGAATGCACTTGGAATTACTACGATGACGAAACAGATGGCAGCGGCGGAAGTACCACAACAACAACCGGAGTAGAGACCTCGGGCGGTGTAGGCGGTAGTGCCGGAGGTACAAGCACAACAGGAGATAGCTCTGATAGTGGCGACAATACAGATATAGGCGATACCTGCAAAGGTTGCGGCGACAGTGATATCATATCCAGCCCGGCAACAGAGCCGGCAGAAGAACCCGAAACGCCTTGCGACAGAATAAAAGCCGGAACAGGCAGTGCGGCATATAAACAAAAATTTAAAGCCTTAAATACACCGGAAAAGTTTAATTTAGACCATGAAACCGGTTTTTACGAACAGGAAATTAACGGGGTAAAACAGTATGTAGACGGAGTAGCTGATGGAAACCATACACTAAATATAGTGCAAGGTTCTTTAAATGCGACTCATGTGCATAATAACAAGCCAGAGACAGATACCGATGGTAACACTTTTGATGCCCAAATTAAAATGCTTTCTCCTAAAGATTTAGTCATGTTAATAACAACTATTAACAATTCCAATGGGACAACGCCAGAAAATGCTTTTGTAGTTATGGTTTCAAATGAAAGTATATTTGCTATTACTATTACTGAACCAATTGGTGTTTTAAGTGAAGAGACAAAAACTTTTTTAAGAGGTTGGAAAGAAGATTATGGCGATAAGGCAAAAGATATCTTAAGGGAATATTCTACAATAAGTGGTAGAAAAAAAGAACTTCAAAAACTGTTTTTAGGCGCTTTGAGAGACACTCAATTATATAATAAAATAGCTTTATTTGAAGGACAGGTGGAAAATGAAGATACTTCTGATATTAACAATTATACTATAGCATGGACTCAAAAAACACTAAAAAATACTTTTTTTGGGCTAACAATAGAAGAAACACCATGCGATTAAAACATAATAATTATGAAAACACTATTTAAAATCCTCACTTTACTATTAATTAGTTTGAATGTACAGTGTCAGACAGTAACTACTGTTGTCCCTTATAGAACATTAGATTACCCCAACGGTGCTTATTTAAAAGATTTGGACAACGAATTTCCGTTTTGGTTGGGAACATGGGAAGGAACAGCCGATAATAAAAAGTATACTTTTACTTTTGTATTATTTCAAAAGCATTTAAGAACAGTTCCAAGTGGTAGATACGAGTTTAAAGACAAAGTTGTAGGTAAGCTAAAAGTAACCGACTTAGCTACAAATCAAGTGATTTATGATGAATCTTCTTTTGCTAATTTTGATGATTATATTATAAAAGGGAATGTAATATATGGAAGGGAGTTCTATTTTGGTTTTTATGATAAAGAGAACCATTGCAACAATAGTGCTGACTTTACTTTAGTAAGATATGATAATAACCCTAACCAGATACTCTATAAGAACTTTAGTTATGGAGAGTATTTTACATTGGACGGACCATGTCCTTACAATGACCAGTTAGATATTCCTATGTTTTTACCTAAAGTAGATCTGATGTTGACGCGACAATAATTTTTAGGATTAAAGATTTGGTTTTGTAAGGAAAATAGCGATATGAAAACACTATTAAATATTCTCTGCCTGTTATTAATTAGTATAAATGTAAATTGTCAGGTTACTCAAATACTACCTTTAAATGGAGGAGAGATGAGCTACGGCTCTTATAGAAAAGACTTAAATAATGAGCTGCCATTCTGGGTGGGTACATGGGAAGGAGTCTCTAATGGTAAAAAATACGTTTTTGAATTCACGTTTTTTCAACAACACTTAAGTCAATATGACATAGATAAATATTATTATTATGATGAAATAAAAGGGAAATTTAAAGTAATAGATTTAAACACGAATGCTATTTTATATAATGGTCTTAATGCTACAGTTTATGATGATTACACAATAACTAATCTTGTTCTTAGGGGCAATAGTTTATTGTTACTCTTTCAAGACGGCGAGATCAATTGTTGCAATACAGCTGAGTTTTATCTGATCAAAGACAGTAACAGTCCTGACCAAATTATGTATAAAGATTTTAGCTATGGAGAATATGGTTGTTTATCTAACAATCCATGCCTTTACAATGACCAGTTAGATATTCCCATGTTTTTGCCGACTCAAGATTTTGTATTAACAAGACAGTAATTAGAACGTTGGTTTTGAGGATTAATTCAAAACCAACGTTTAAAAAAGTAAAGATGAAAATACTATTTAAAATCCTCGCTTTACTATTAATTAGTTTGAATGTACAGTGTCAGGTCTTACCATTATATACTCCAAGTTTTGAACGAACTAATGGAGCATACTTAAAAGATTTAGATGATGTCCAGTCTTTTTTGGAAGGGACGTGGATAGGTATAATTAATGATAAAGAATACACCTTTCAGTTTGTTAAATTACCCCACCATTTAATTTCTTATGGGGATGTTAATTATTATGAAGATATACTTAAAGTTAAATTTAAAGTAGTAGATTTAGTTGCGAATCAATTGATATATAGTGATTTGCAGGTTGTTGATTTTGATGATTATAAGATAAATTTATCATATTATGGTAATAATATTGGGTATTCTTTTTATTATGAAGATGAAATGAATTGTAGTAATTCTGCTAAATTCTATATTTATAGAATTGATAATAATACAGATCAAATAGAATATAAAAACTTTATTTATGATGAATATTGGGATTGGGATTGTTCCTATACCGACCAGTTAGATATTCCCATGTTTTTACCTAAAGTAGATCTGATGTTGACGCGACAATAGTTTTTAGGATTAAAAACAGAATAAAGGAAAAACTTCTAAAAACTTTAACAAAATATACATTTTTTCTGTATCCGAGTTAGGTTTAGTCTGCCGTATATTTGTGATGGTTAATAGCAGTAATTTTTATTTCTTATCAAGAACATCTAGTCCCGAAATCCTTTCGGGACTTTTTGTTTTTGTCGATTTCGTTCTCCAAAAAGAGTGTATTATAAAACATAGATAGCCAAAAGCAAAAAGCTCTTTCTTTTAAAAGAAAGAGCTTTTCTGATTAACAAATTAAATGAGATTAGTGCATTGCATCACTAAGATTGACGTTTCCTTTTCCTTTTTTAATGAGTAGGATAAACGGAATACAAATTAAGAACAGCAATCCTAAGTACATAAAAACATCCATATAGGACAATACTGTACTTTGTTGGGTCACTGACAGATCAATTAGCTGGTAAGCTTTGTTCAATGCTTCATTGGGACTAAATCCTTTGGCTATAAATCCTTGTTGTAAAGCATAGATCCTTTGTTGTACCTGAGTATTAGCTCCGTCAATATTTTTGATCAGATTCACTCGGTGGTCTTGTGATAATCTGGAAATAAAAGTTGTAATAATGGCAATACCGAATGAACCTCCTAACTGACGTAACATTCCGGTAAAAGCAGCTCCTTCACCGATTCCTTTTCCGCTTAAAGTGGAAAGCGAAAGAGTAGTGATCGGAACAAACAGCAATCCTAAACCGAATCCGCGAACGATCAGTGGCCAAAACATGTGTTCTTCACCGGTATCGGGAGTCATAATGTTATGCATCCAGAACGTAAAAATAAAGAACATTAAAAAGCCTATAGCGACCAGATAGGGTTGAGGTACGCCTTTTTGGATCAGTTTACCGATGATCGGCATCATAAAAGCCGTCATCAAGGAACTCGGGATCAGCAATAAACCGGCGTCGGTTGCGGTCCACCCTAAAATAGACTGCGTATAGATCGGAATAATGAATGTAGAGCCATACAATCCGAAACCGAGTACAAAACTTAAAATGGTTCCTACTCTCAGGTTATTGTCCCTCAGAACCCGAAGATTCACTATCGGATATTCGTAGACGAGCTCCCTCCAAATGAAGAAGAACAAACCGACAAAGCTCATAATACTGACGACAACTATAGTACTGTCATTAAACCAGTCGTCCTGTTGTCCGTGCTCCAGAACAAATTGCAGCGAACCGATAAACATAGCCAGCGTAATGATTCCCCACCAGTCAACCTGATTGCTTTTTAATTTATCACCGTATTTCGGACTTTTAACGTAAGTTAAAGTTAACAAGGTTGCAATAATTCCAATCGGTACGTTGATGTAAAAGATATAAGGCCAGGAGTAATTATCTACCAGATAACCTCCTAACGGCGGACCCAATGTAGGTCCTACAATTACACCCATACCGTAAATAGCTTGTGCCATACCTCTTTTTTCCACCGGATAACTTTCGGTAATGATCGTTTGAGAAGTAACCAAAAGGGCTCCGCCACCTAATCCCTGAATGAATCGGAAGAGAACTAATTCCCAAATTCCGGAAGCATTTCCGCATAAGAATGAGGAAAAGGTGAAAATGATAATAGAAGCGGCAAAATAATTTCGTCTACCGAATTGTTGAGATAGCCAACTGGTCATTGGGATTACAATTACGTTAGCAATAGCATAAGCCGTAATTACCCAAGCCACATCGGTTAAGGTAGCTCCCAGACTTCCACGCATGTCGTTCAAGGCTACGTTAACAATGGTAGTATCTACAATTTCTAATAAGGCACACAATACGGCAGTGACGGTAATAATAACCCTGTCAATGCCATACAGTACCAAATCGTCATTTTGTATGGTTCCTGATGCGCTCATATCTTATTTTAAGTGTACGTCTACATCTACATTCATTCCTGCGCGAAGTAAACTTAATTTTTCTTTGTCGTTAGAGTTTTTAAAATTGATCTTAACCGGAAGTCTTTGCACGGTTTTTACGAAATTTCCGGTAGCATTGTCAGGGGGCAAAAGGGAGAAACGTGATCCGGTAGCCGGAGAGAATGAAGTAACTTCACCTACAAATTTATAGTCAGGATAAGCATCAACTTTTATTTCAACTTCTTGTCCCAAACGCATTTTGTCTAATTGGGTTTCTTTGAAATTAGCAACTACCCAAACGTCTCCGGTTTCGATGATATAAAATAACGATTGTCCGGCCTGAACCATTTGTCCCGGTTGCAGATCAACAGTTGAAACTTGTCCGTCAATAGCCGCAGTCACTACGGTATAGCCTAAGTTTAATTTAGCAGCATCTAATTGGGCTTGTGCTCTTTTTATATTAGCTTGAGCTACTTGTGTTTGTTTGCTGGAAACATTTGAACGGGAAACAGCTACTTTTTTCTGATAATCAGAAGCTGCTTTCTGATCTTGCAACACTTTCAGTTCATTTTCTGCCACTTGTTTGGCTGCCAAGGCTTGTTCGTATTGTTGTTTAGTGATCGATTTGTTTTTGTATAGGTTCTCAAAACGTTCAAAGTCGTTAGTGGCTCTCCACACTTTTACTTTAGCATTTTCAATACTATTAGTATAGGATTGTGCATTGGCAGCAGAAACTGATACACCGGCTGCCGCGCTTCCTACATCAGCTTTAGAGACTTCTAAATTGCTTTCTGCCGCTAAAAGCGCTGCCTGAGCCTCTTCAAAGCGTACCAAATAATCACTGTTGTCGATAACGAATAAAGTATCTCCTTTTTTAACGTATTGATTGTCTTTTACATATATTTTCTGAACGTAACCGCTTACTCTGGGAATAATCGGTGACATGTTTTGTTCTATCTGGGCATCATCGGTAGTTTCGTGAGCCAAAGAGTGGAAGTATTTGTATCCACCGTAAACCACTCCTAAGGTTACTAAAACAATTAGGATGATCGTAAATTTTTTATTTGTTTTTTTTGTTTCCATTTTTTGGTCAGAAATTTATTGTTGAACAGATTGGGTTAAGTTTCCTTTAGCAAAAGCCAATTCGTAATATTTTTGAAGAATATCTGCTTTTGAAACCGCCTTATTGATATTAGCCTGAAGTTGTTCTACATCGGCTTCCAGTAGATCATTAGTATTGGATAAACCGTTGTCGTATTTGTCTTTTACAATTCTGTAGTTTTCTGTAGCTTGTTCAGCAGCTAAGTTGTATACATTGTATTGTTTTTGAGCTAAGGTGTAGTTTTCCTGAGCTTCGTGAACTTCTTCTTTAATTTGATCGGTTAAAAGAGCTACGGATTGTTTTGCTTCTTCCGATTTGCTTTTGGCGACCTTAACTTCTGCATTGTTTTTAAAAATAGACGATAAGTCATAAGAAACACCAACTCCAAAGTTTATGGCATTAGTCATGGTAAAGGCATTTTTGATGTCTACGGCAACATATCCGCCTACTAGATTAATAGAGGGATAATAGTTTCCTTGTGCTATTTTAATCCCGTTTTCCGCTGCTTTTTGTTTGTATTCTGCTGCTTGTAGGTCACTGCGTTGTGCATCGCCGGCAGCTATTGCCTGGAACGAATCAATTCCGTTAGGATCAATTTCAATAGTTGAATTTTCAGCAATTCCCAAAAGATTTTTCAGTTTGAAATTCAATACATCCAGATTCTTCTGGTTCTGATCAATCATCAATTGTACGTTAGATTCCTGCAATTGTGCTTTTAGCATATCGTTGTGTGCCAACAAACCGTTGTCTTCCATAGCTTGGAAGTCCACTACACGTTGGTGAGCGCTTTTCAGGTTATCTTGTAATAAATCCAACATTTGTTGGGTTTTATAGATCGCCAGATACAAATTAGTAGCATATAAAGCCACTTGTTCTTTTGTATATTCGGCTTCTAAACTTTCCGATTCATGCAAATTCTCAGAGGCTTTAATGTTTTGACTGATTTTGAATCCGTTGAATACCGGAATACTCACATTAGCCATTCCTAAAAGCAATTGGTTTATTTTACCGGTACTTCCGCCGGAAGAACCGGAACTTGAATCACCGAACAAAGGCGAACTGATGTTCGGTTCTGTCAACCGGAAATATTGTCCCGAAAGCGTTGCGCTCGGGTAGCGGTTGTTTTTAGCCTTTTTGACTTCATAATCTGAGGTCGTTACTTTAGCCTCGGCTAAAACGGCTTGCTTACTTTGTGTCGTAGCCATTTCAACGGTTTGTTTTAAGGTCAGCTTTTGTGTTTCCTGAGCTTGTCCCGTAAAAGAAACCAGTTGAAAAAGAACTAAAATAAGCGAAAATTTACTTTTCATAGTGTTTCGATTTCTGTTGAGGTTTTGAGTTATATAGTTATGTTAGTTTAAAATAATTGCGTGAATTGCTCTGATCAGATCATCTGTAAAAGTGCTGTAGATATATTGTTCAAATTCTTCTTCCGTTTTCAGGTCTAATACTTTTTGGTAAAAAGCCTTGTTGGTATAGAATTGGGTCAGCGTTCCGATAATTACCGGAGGAATCATCAATACTTTTATATTCGGGCGAAAAACCTTCTGTTCCTGACCTTCTTTAATGATGTCTTCGATCAGATCCAGATTTTGTCTCTTAATGTCAATAAAAACATCGTAATTGATGTCGCGTTTTTGCGAAATGATCTCCACATGCAGAATTTGATAAATACTGCGATTCTCATAAATACGATGCACATAAAAGCGCACCAGTTTTTCCATTTTTTCTATCGGCGAAATGTTTTCTTCGAAAAGGTTGGCTAACATTAAGCGCATAGCGGAAATACGGTTCAGTACAATAGCTTCCAAAAGCTTTTCTTTGGAACCGAAATAATAAGAAATCATAGCAATGTTGATATCAGCTGCTTTGGCAATATCACGAATGGAAGTTCCGTCGAAGCCTTTTTCTGCGAATAAAGTTTCGGCTATTGTAATGATTTCGATTTGTTTAGCATTTAACTCCATTTCATTTTAATTTACGACGCAAAGTTAAACACTTGTTTAAATTAAACATTTGTTTAAAAATGATATTAACAAAAATTTAACAAAACAGAATCTTGCTATTTAATTTCAAGAAACAGCTATTTCAGTACGCTTTTTGGATTGATATAATACATTCCAAAAGTGAAGAATTAATCCGGTGAACACAATAAGCATTCCTATTTGTCCATAAGTTCCGGGGAAAGAAGTTCCTAATAAGATCATCTCGCCTAATAATGTAAAGATGATTTCCAAAGCTTGAGTTGCTTCGATAGCAGCAATGGCTATGGGATTTTTATGAACCATTTGGGTAGCATGATAAAAAGCTGCTCCGCCTAAAAAACCTGAAAGTAAAGCTGAGTATAATGATGCTTGACATTGAGAAATTGGCGGTAATCCTGATTGTGTGTAACCGATAATTGCTAATACAATTAATAAAGGTATAGATCCGATACTCATACCTAATACGCGTTGTACGGCATTGAGTTGGAGATTATTTTCTTCAAGATCAACCATTAATTTTCGGTTTCCTAAAGGCCAAACAATTGCACCAATGAGAACTAATATAAAGCTGATTGCGATTTCGGAAGAATTTCCTAAACCATCTGCTTTTTCAAATTGCATAACAAGAACTCCTACCAAAATTAAAAGGGAAAGGAATACTGCTTGTTTAGGAATTTTG
Proteins encoded in this window:
- a CDS encoding DMT family transporter, which codes for MGTTIQSLKGIIWGIIASFFLSSTFLINSLIAESGGHWAWTANLRTFFLIPILALVLLANKKLRPLVQAMILKPMIFIKWGIIGFGILYSFVALASLFAPGWMIAASFQMNIVFGILLAPFIYKDHRRKIPKQAVFLSLLILVGVLVMQFEKADGLGNSSEIAISFILVLIGAIVWPLGNRKLMVDLEENNLQLNAVQRVLGMSIGSIPLLIVLAIIGYTQSGLPPISQCQASLYSALLSGFLGGAAFYHATQMVHKNPIAIAAIEATQALEIIFTLLGEMILLGTSFPGTYGQIGMLIVFTGLILHFWNVLYQSKKRTEIAVS
- a CDS encoding DUF6705 family protein; translation: MKTLLNILCLLLISINVNCQVTQILPLNGGEMSYGSYRKDLNNELPFWVGTWEGVSNGKKYVFEFTFFQQHLSQYDIDKYYYYDEIKGKFKVIDLNTNAILYNGLNATVYDDYTITNLVLRGNSLLLLFQDGEINCCNTAEFYLIKDSNSPDQIMYKDFSYGEYGCLSNNPCLYNDQLDIPMFLPTQDFVLTRQ
- a CDS encoding prolipoprotein diacylglyceryl transferase, with product MNIPFEPQVFGTSVNVHLLLEYLAFFIGFRYYLYLKRTKSDAITGKNRLSILLGAIVGAFIGSRFFAFLENPVFHFSSDHLIRILNAKTIMGGLFGGLIGVELAKKIIREKESSGDLFTLPLILGIFIGRIGCFLSGIREFTYGKPTSLFLGINLGDGIKRHPIALYELFFLAGLFWLLKYLWENKKLENGTLFKFFMIAYFSWRFAVEFLKPNTFFISGLSSIQWLCIICFLYYSKTLKKYVVYACQKIYLL
- a CDS encoding DUF3108 domain-containing protein; translated protein: MKKTIFSLILSMGIVLFSFGQAPLSPQNNPVDYSLVKNESSKMKWFVLQDTMKIEIGTIQTDVQKKGNELIVISTIDLNRSPVKWVDSTIVKTDRFKPVYHSSYNQQRDMALHFKEEITGYYLDKMNNKKVMILEKADESYFDSNFYPQLIRWLPLKEGYSDIISIFDYNPVAKIGVITATITQVKDSTLLSHGLPKETWIVTTTDDISDNEVVSTYYIEKSSRKVLKQEIDIKGKKMLMELID
- a CDS encoding TetR/AcrR family transcriptional regulator, with product MELNAKQIEIITIAETLFAEKGFDGTSIRDIAKAADINIAMISYYFGSKEKLLEAIVLNRISAMRLMLANLFEENISPIEKMEKLVRFYVHRIYENRSIYQILHVEIISQKRDINYDVFIDIKRQNLDLIEDIIKEGQEQKVFRPNIKVLMIPPVIIGTLTQFYTNKAFYQKVLDLKTEEEFEQYIYSTFTDDLIRAIHAIILN
- a CDS encoding MDR family MFS transporter translates to MSASGTIQNDDLVLYGIDRVIITVTAVLCALLEIVDTTIVNVALNDMRGSLGATLTDVAWVITAYAIANVIVIPMTSWLSQQFGRRNYFAASIIIFTFSSFLCGNASGIWELVLFRFIQGLGGGALLVTSQTIITESYPVEKRGMAQAIYGMGVIVGPTLGPPLGGYLVDNYSWPYIFYINVPIGIIATLLTLTYVKSPKYGDKLKSNQVDWWGIITLAMFIGSLQFVLEHGQQDDWFNDSTIVVVSIMSFVGLFFFIWRELVYEYPIVNLRVLRDNNLRVGTILSFVLGFGLYGSTFIIPIYTQSILGWTATDAGLLLIPSSLMTAFMMPIIGKLIQKGVPQPYLVAIGFLMFFIFTFWMHNIMTPDTGEEHMFWPLIVRGFGLGLLFVPITTLSLSTLSGKGIGEGAAFTGMLRQLGGSFGIAIITTFISRLSQDHRVNLIKNIDGANTQVQQRIYALQQGFIAKGFSPNEALNKAYQLIDLSVTQQSTVLSYMDVFMYLGLLFLICIPFILLIKKGKGNVNLSDAMH
- a CDS encoding TolC family protein, with translation MKSKFSLILVLFQLVSFTGQAQETQKLTLKQTVEMATTQSKQAVLAEAKVTTSDYEVKKAKNNRYPSATLSGQYFRLTEPNISSPLFGDSSSGSSGGSTGKINQLLLGMANVSIPVFNGFKISQNIKASENLHESESLEAEYTKEQVALYATNLYLAIYKTQQMLDLLQDNLKSAHQRVVDFQAMEDNGLLAHNDMLKAQLQESNVQLMIDQNQKNLDVLNFKLKNLLGIAENSTIEIDPNGIDSFQAIAAGDAQRSDLQAAEYKQKAAENGIKIAQGNYYPSINLVGGYVAVDIKNAFTMTNAINFGVGVSYDLSSIFKNNAEVKVAKSKSEEAKQSVALLTDQIKEEVHEAQENYTLAQKQYNVYNLAAEQATENYRIVKDKYDNGLSNTNDLLEADVEQLQANINKAVSKADILQKYYELAFAKGNLTQSVQQ
- a CDS encoding HlyD family secretion protein, producing the protein METKKTNKKFTIILIVLVTLGVVYGGYKYFHSLAHETTDDAQIEQNMSPIIPRVSGYVQKIYVKDNQYVKKGDTLFVIDNSDYLVRFEEAQAALLAAESNLEVSKADVGSAAAGVSVSAANAQSYTNSIENAKVKVWRATNDFERFENLYKNKSITKQQYEQALAAKQVAENELKVLQDQKAASDYQKKVAVSRSNVSSKQTQVAQANIKRAQAQLDAAKLNLGYTVVTAAIDGQVSTVDLQPGQMVQAGQSLFYIIETGDVWVVANFKETQLDKMRLGQEVEIKVDAYPDYKFVGEVTSFSPATGSRFSLLPPDNATGNFVKTVQRLPVKINFKNSNDKEKLSLLRAGMNVDVDVHLK